One genomic segment of Chloroflexota bacterium includes these proteins:
- a CDS encoding NFACT family protein, producing MKPSLSFDALTLHAVVDELRAGFAGARIQKVGLLDEWTLALELYGNGERATLLISADPHAARVVVTRRRHDRAAELVTPFLLLLRKYVRDGRLDTLSQPTLERVLELQISKRDDEGSRGEVGLIIEVMGRRSNAVLVSPDGTIMDALRRASAEKNPIRPILPRRRYDAPPAQDRRSPFALDTWDHLRTLARQHPQGHVAELLGSELAGFSRLVAREAAYRATGSIASPAGDADLDRVHDAVVELLGPIRGEGGWSPCVARFEGHIVAFAPYHLTHLADQCEIVSVDSIGEAVEEAYAGREAAEANGSKPETANQMSRPLLDAIAAREKVVLRRRNALARSQEAAGDPDALRQIGQTILAYAHAIRPGQELLAVDGLEIKLEPRESASENAQRYFRDYKRARDASRRVPLLVAQADRELSHLAEMDTLVRIADDPSRIRALREELRVAGILRDREPQAARKRGKFAPKPADDGPRPITVPLPDGFLAYVGTSAKANEHITFDVAGQDDLWLHARQRPGSHVIVRTSGQKVPERVLQRAAELAAFYSQGRTDSRVAVDWTPRKFVRRIRGGPPGLVSYINEQTVDVPPRGPG from the coding sequence ATGAAACCGTCGCTGAGCTTCGACGCCCTGACCCTGCATGCCGTGGTGGACGAGCTGCGCGCCGGCTTCGCGGGTGCGCGCATCCAGAAGGTCGGGCTGCTGGACGAGTGGACGTTGGCGCTGGAGCTGTACGGCAACGGCGAGCGGGCCACGCTGCTCATCTCGGCCGACCCTCATGCCGCCCGCGTTGTGGTGACGCGACGCCGACATGACCGGGCGGCCGAGTTGGTAACACCGTTCTTGCTCCTGCTTCGGAAGTACGTCCGGGATGGCCGACTCGACACCCTGAGCCAGCCCACCCTGGAGCGCGTGCTCGAGCTTCAGATCTCCAAGCGAGACGACGAAGGGAGCCGCGGCGAAGTTGGGCTGATTATAGAAGTGATGGGTCGGCGGAGCAACGCGGTGCTGGTCAGTCCGGACGGCACGATCATGGACGCGCTGCGACGCGCATCGGCCGAGAAGAACCCGATCCGGCCGATCCTCCCGCGTCGCCGCTACGACGCGCCGCCGGCCCAGGATCGGCGGTCGCCGTTCGCACTGGACACCTGGGATCACCTGCGGACGCTGGCCCGCCAGCATCCGCAGGGTCACGTTGCGGAGCTGCTCGGGAGCGAGCTGGCCGGGTTCTCGCGGCTGGTTGCCCGCGAGGCCGCCTACCGGGCGACGGGCAGCATCGCCAGTCCGGCCGGCGACGCCGACCTGGATCGGGTGCATGATGCGGTTGTCGAGCTACTCGGGCCAATCCGGGGCGAGGGCGGATGGTCGCCCTGCGTGGCCCGCTTCGAGGGCCACATCGTCGCGTTCGCGCCGTACCACCTGACGCACCTTGCGGATCAGTGCGAGATCGTCAGCGTGGACTCGATCGGCGAGGCGGTCGAGGAGGCGTACGCTGGGCGCGAGGCGGCAGAGGCCAACGGCAGCAAGCCCGAGACGGCAAACCAGATGTCGCGCCCGCTCCTGGATGCCATCGCGGCCCGCGAGAAGGTGGTGCTGCGGCGGCGGAACGCCCTGGCACGCTCGCAGGAGGCGGCCGGCGACCCTGACGCCCTGCGCCAGATCGGGCAGACCATTCTCGCCTACGCCCACGCGATCCGGCCGGGCCAGGAGCTTCTGGCCGTCGACGGGCTGGAGATCAAGCTCGAGCCGCGCGAGTCGGCCAGCGAGAACGCCCAGCGCTACTTCCGCGACTACAAGCGGGCGCGTGACGCCAGCCGCCGCGTGCCGCTGCTGGTGGCCCAGGCCGACCGCGAGCTGAGCCACCTCGCCGAGATGGACACCCTGGTACGGATCGCGGACGATCCGAGCCGCATCCGCGCGCTGCGCGAAGAGCTGCGGGTGGCCGGTATCCTGCGCGACCGCGAGCCGCAGGCCGCCCGCAAGCGCGGGAAGTTCGCGCCGAAGCCGGCCGATGACGGCCCCCGCCCGATCACCGTGCCGCTGCCAGACGGTTTCCTGGCGTACGTCGGCACCAGCGCGAAGGCCAACGAGCACATCACCTTTGACGTGGCCGGCCAGGACGATCTCTGGCTGCACGCCCGGCAGCGCCCCGGCTCGCACGTGATCGTGCGGACCTCCGGGCAGAAGGTGCCCGAGCGGGTCCTCCAGCGCGCTGCCGAGCTGGCAGCGTTCTACAGCCAGGGTCGGACGGACAGCCGGGTCGCGGTGGACTGGACGCCTCGCAAGTTCGTGCGGCGGATCAGGGGCGGCCCGCCCGGGCTGGTCTCGTACATCAACGAGCAGACGGTGGACGTGCCCCCGCGCGGACCCGGGTGA
- the gmk gene encoding guanylate kinase, whose product MASIPVDPAPGDDTNPQRSVLTADAKRAMGLVFVVSGPSGVGKDTIKKCLQDSDFPIGYCVTATTRQARDGEVEGVHYFFVSDARFQEMLYQGELIEHAVVHGKHSYGIPIEGLRAGMRGGHDVLVTPDVQGAATLRAIIPNAISIFVAPTSLEELKLRIADPKSGRLEEMETRLKTAAIEMRRIGEFDYLVVNEEGKLDETIEMVKSIVIAERLRVKPRRVVL is encoded by the coding sequence GTGGCAAGTATACCGGTCGATCCGGCCCCAGGAGACGATACCAATCCGCAGCGCAGCGTGCTGACGGCCGACGCCAAACGCGCGATGGGGCTGGTGTTCGTGGTGTCGGGGCCGAGCGGCGTCGGCAAGGACACGATCAAGAAGTGCCTCCAGGATTCTGACTTCCCCATCGGCTACTGCGTCACGGCGACCACTCGGCAGGCTCGTGATGGTGAGGTCGAAGGCGTTCACTACTTCTTCGTGAGCGACGCACGCTTTCAGGAGATGCTGTACCAGGGTGAGCTGATCGAGCATGCCGTGGTCCACGGGAAGCACTCCTACGGCATCCCGATTGAGGGGTTGCGAGCCGGTATGCGCGGCGGCCACGACGTCCTGGTCACGCCGGACGTGCAGGGTGCGGCCACTCTCCGCGCCATCATCCCCAACGCCATCTCGATCTTCGTCGCGCCGACCAGCCTCGAAGAGCTGAAGCTGCGGATCGCCGATCCGAAGTCCGGCCGGCTCGAGGAGATGGAGACGCGCCTCAAGACGGCGGCCATCGAGATGCGACGGATCGGCGAGTTCGACTACCTCGTCGTGAACGAGGAAGGGAAGCTCGACGAGACCATCGAGATGGTCAAATCCATCGTGATCGCCGAGCGGCTGCGCGTAAAGCCCCGCCGCGTGGTGCTGTAG
- the priA gene encoding primosomal protein N', with translation MRHAEVALSLGGTRGAGSLTYRVPDEMPIRPGDLVLVPLQSRVLPGVVVSIVGETPGFPTKPVEERVADDAFVGPLQLTLARWMAAHYRASLFDCLALFLPPGLATRLATAARNGSWKAPTADPLPADPPSLPPTLPGPPLTMQQAGAARRIVAAIEGRQPKAFLLHGVTGSGKTHVYLEAVARTVELGRQAIVLVPEIGLTPALLARFEERFPGRVSLLHSQLSPGQHRRNWERVRTGDADIVVGSRSALFAPVRRPGLVILDEEQEPSYHQDHSPRYHAREVALWWGQLAKAPVVLGSATPDVESHFRADRGRYTLLTLPSRFREGLPATPTGLPHVTIVDLREELKAGNTGLFSRALAAALGEVLARGEQALLYLNRRGAATCVSCRDCGHVLLCQRCDIPVVLHKAANTLVCHRCNRRRAMPDRCPSCTGTRIRYFGGGTQRVEHELAARFPDARVVRWDRDSTSRRGQAEAIWKAFGDGEADIMVGTQMIAKALDFPRVTLVGMVLADVGLFLPDFRAGERVFQLLSQMAGRSGRGTLGGRAIVQTYVPEHYVIQAAAAHDYAGFYAQEIEFRRAHGYPPLGRLVRLLFSASREDKCLRETRRVRELVDAEIARQGIGDIQVIGPAPCFAERARGKFRWALLLRGDRFARVLDRLELPPGWAVDVDPVSLL, from the coding sequence GTGCGGCATGCGGAAGTAGCGCTGAGTCTGGGCGGCACGCGCGGCGCCGGCAGCCTCACTTACCGCGTGCCCGACGAGATGCCGATCCGGCCTGGCGACCTGGTCCTGGTGCCGCTGCAGAGCAGGGTGTTGCCGGGGGTCGTCGTCAGCATCGTGGGGGAGACGCCGGGCTTCCCGACGAAGCCTGTCGAGGAGCGAGTGGCCGACGATGCGTTCGTCGGGCCGCTGCAACTGACGCTGGCACGCTGGATGGCCGCGCACTACCGCGCGTCCCTGTTCGACTGTCTGGCGCTGTTTCTGCCGCCAGGGCTCGCGACGCGTCTCGCAACGGCCGCCAGGAATGGCAGCTGGAAGGCCCCAACCGCCGATCCGCTCCCCGCCGATCCGCCGAGCCTGCCGCCGACGCTGCCCGGCCCGCCGTTGACGATGCAGCAGGCCGGGGCCGCTCGGCGCATCGTGGCGGCCATCGAGGGCCGCCAGCCGAAGGCGTTCCTGCTGCACGGCGTCACCGGCAGCGGCAAGACGCACGTCTACCTGGAGGCTGTCGCGCGGACCGTCGAGCTGGGCCGGCAGGCGATTGTGCTGGTACCCGAGATCGGCCTCACGCCGGCCTTGCTGGCGCGCTTCGAGGAGCGCTTCCCTGGCCGCGTCTCGCTGCTGCACAGTCAGTTGTCGCCGGGCCAGCATCGTCGCAACTGGGAACGGGTCCGCACCGGCGACGCCGACATCGTGGTCGGGTCGCGGTCCGCGCTGTTCGCGCCGGTGCGCCGGCCCGGACTGGTGATCCTGGACGAGGAGCAGGAGCCGAGCTACCACCAGGATCACAGCCCACGGTACCACGCCCGGGAGGTGGCCCTCTGGTGGGGACAGCTGGCGAAGGCGCCGGTGGTGCTGGGCAGCGCCACGCCCGATGTCGAGTCGCACTTTCGGGCCGACCGAGGCCGGTACACGCTGCTGACGCTGCCGTCGCGGTTCCGTGAGGGCCTCCCTGCCACGCCGACTGGCCTGCCGCACGTCACCATCGTCGATCTGCGCGAGGAGCTGAAGGCTGGCAATACCGGACTCTTCAGCCGCGCGCTCGCGGCGGCGCTCGGGGAGGTTCTGGCGCGCGGCGAGCAGGCGCTCCTCTACCTGAACCGGCGGGGCGCCGCGACCTGCGTCTCCTGCCGAGATTGCGGGCACGTGCTGCTCTGCCAGCGCTGCGACATCCCGGTGGTGCTGCACAAGGCGGCGAACACCCTGGTCTGCCACCGCTGCAATCGGCGGCGCGCGATGCCAGATCGCTGCCCGAGCTGCACAGGCACACGGATTCGCTACTTCGGCGGCGGTACGCAGCGGGTCGAGCACGAGCTGGCGGCCAGATTTCCCGACGCACGCGTCGTGCGCTGGGATCGCGACTCGACCAGCCGGCGCGGCCAGGCCGAGGCGATCTGGAAGGCCTTTGGCGATGGCGAGGCTGACATCATGGTCGGCACCCAGATGATCGCCAAGGCCCTGGACTTTCCCCGCGTCACGCTGGTCGGCATGGTGCTGGCCGACGTCGGCCTGTTCCTGCCCGACTTCCGGGCCGGCGAGCGGGTCTTTCAGCTACTCTCGCAGATGGCCGGCCGCAGCGGTCGCGGGACGCTCGGCGGCCGGGCCATCGTTCAGACCTACGTCCCCGAGCACTACGTGATCCAGGCCGCCGCCGCCCACGACTACGCCGGTTTCTACGCCCAGGAGATCGAGTTTCGGCGGGCGCACGGTTATCCGCCGCTCGGCCGGCTGGTGCGGCTGCTCTTCAGCGCCTCACGTGAGGACAAGTGCCTGCGCGAGACGCGCCGGGTGCGTGAGCTGGTGGATGCGGAGATCGCCCGGCAGGGCATCGGCGACATCCAGGTGATCGGGCCGGCCCCCTGCTTTGCCGAGCGGGCGCGCGGCAAGTTCCGCTGGGCGCTGCTGTTGCGCGGCGACCGTTTCGCGCGGGTGCTCGACCGGCTGGAGCTGCCGCCCGGCTGGGCGGTGGACGTGGATCCGGTGAGCCTGCTGTGA
- a CDS encoding bifunctional adenosylcobinamide kinase/adenosylcobinamide-phosphate guanylyltransferase: protein MSETGRVVLVLGGARSGKSAFGEKLAARVAGPVWYVATAGPPRPDDPAMQARIAEHRQRRPAGWHTVEVVMTIATVLEERTAATGGALGAVLVDDLGLLATHHLLALSGDADPTRETVRLLDDILAVEIDALIASQRRGGWLLIVVSPEVGSGVIPPTPLGRAFQDGIGRANQRLAAYADEAFLVTAGLPLRLKPPCEHLRGQDGSATP from the coding sequence GTGAGTGAGACCGGCCGCGTCGTGCTGGTGCTGGGCGGCGCTCGCAGCGGCAAGAGCGCGTTTGGCGAAAAGCTGGCGGCGCGTGTGGCCGGGCCGGTCTGGTACGTGGCGACGGCCGGCCCGCCCCGCCCAGACGACCCGGCGATGCAGGCGAGGATCGCCGAGCACCGGCAGCGGCGGCCGGCCGGCTGGCACACGGTCGAGGTCGTGATGACCATCGCGACGGTTCTCGAAGAGCGGACAGCCGCCACCGGCGGCGCTCTCGGTGCGGTGCTGGTGGACGATCTGGGCCTGCTGGCGACGCATCACCTGCTGGCGCTGTCCGGGGACGCCGACCCGACTCGCGAGACCGTCCGCCTGCTGGACGACATCCTCGCCGTCGAGATCGACGCCCTGATCGCGTCGCAGCGGCGCGGCGGCTGGCTGCTGATCGTCGTCTCGCCGGAGGTCGGGTCCGGCGTGATCCCGCCGACGCCGCTCGGGCGGGCATTTCAGGACGGCATCGGGCGGGCCAACCAGCGGCTCGCGGCGTACGCCGACGAGGCGTTTCTGGTGACGGCCGGGCTGCCGCTGCGCCTCAAGCCGCCCTGCGAACATCTTCGAGGACAGGATGGCTCGGCGACCCCGTAA
- a CDS encoding HNH endonuclease: MGWRVSTWRLAEGRVSSVLVLNQNYEPLNVCNTRRALVLIDGGKAEVLEHAFGDIRTPSRAIQRPSVIRLVYMIKRPRPRVRLTRREIFMRDGYTCQYCGLKSRELTLDHVIPRHRGGAHTWENLVSACRSCNHRKGGKALEEARMPLKRPPFEPKANASYLFAQYLDVQRDWQKFIPEWEREKVG; the protein is encoded by the coding sequence ATGGGCTGGCGGGTCTCTACGTGGAGGCTGGCGGAGGGTCGAGTGAGCTCGGTCCTGGTTCTCAATCAGAACTACGAACCGCTGAACGTCTGCAATACCCGTCGCGCGCTGGTGCTGATCGACGGCGGGAAGGCAGAAGTGCTGGAGCATGCGTTTGGCGATATTCGTACGCCGTCGCGCGCCATTCAGCGGCCGTCCGTCATCCGCCTGGTGTACATGATCAAGCGTCCGCGTCCGCGCGTGCGCCTGACCCGCCGCGAGATCTTCATGCGGGATGGATACACCTGCCAGTACTGCGGCCTGAAGTCCCGCGAGCTGACGCTCGATCACGTGATCCCGCGTCACCGGGGCGGCGCGCACACCTGGGAGAACCTCGTCAGCGCGTGCCGGTCGTGCAACCACCGCAAGGGCGGGAAGGCCCTCGAAGAGGCCCGGATGCCACTCAAGCGCCCGCCCTTCGAGCCAAAGGCGAACGCCTCGTACCTGTTCGCGCAGTACCTGGATGTCCAACGGGACTGGCAGAAGTTCATCCCGGAATGGGAGCGCGAGAAGGTCGGCTGA
- the dgoD gene encoding galactonate dehydratase — MKSTKIEKVETILWDRWLLVRVYCEDGTVGIGEGGVHGWQRPTETMVKTFEPYLLGKDPSKIEHHYQYLYRSSHFMGSVVQGALSAVDIALWDIKGKRLGVPIYDLMGGKTRDRVRCYIHVNGDTPEALAKDAKKQADDGFTAVRFAAFGPRFYLHTSYSEWANSAVERVAAVREAVGPDVDICVEIHRQMNPAESIALGRRLEQFNPFFYEDPMLPDSPARMGDVQAQCNIPIATGERFTTIFEYQQLLENKGCSYVRPDLCLCGGLSGSKKVAAMAEAQHVKVIPHNPLSPVSTAACVQLDACIPNFALQEYTGESEPPKSDLLVTPLKLERGYLVVPEGPGLGIELNEAALTSHPVKDKVLDTPIGFDGSVQDR; from the coding sequence GTGAAGTCAACCAAGATCGAGAAGGTCGAGACGATCCTCTGGGATCGCTGGCTGCTGGTGCGGGTCTACTGCGAGGATGGGACGGTCGGGATCGGTGAGGGCGGCGTCCACGGCTGGCAGCGCCCGACTGAGACGATGGTGAAAACGTTCGAGCCGTACCTGCTCGGCAAGGATCCGTCCAAAATCGAGCACCACTATCAGTACCTGTACCGGTCGTCCCACTTCATGGGATCGGTCGTGCAGGGGGCGCTCTCGGCCGTGGATATCGCCCTCTGGGACATCAAGGGCAAGCGGCTCGGCGTCCCGATCTACGACTTGATGGGCGGCAAGACGCGGGACCGCGTCCGCTGCTACATCCACGTCAACGGCGATACGCCAGAGGCGTTGGCGAAGGACGCCAAGAAGCAGGCCGACGACGGCTTCACGGCGGTGCGGTTCGCCGCGTTCGGGCCGCGATTCTACCTGCACACGTCGTACTCGGAGTGGGCCAACAGCGCCGTCGAGCGGGTGGCCGCCGTGCGCGAGGCCGTCGGCCCGGATGTGGATATCTGCGTCGAGATTCACCGCCAGATGAACCCGGCTGAGTCCATCGCGCTGGGACGCCGGCTGGAGCAGTTCAACCCGTTCTTCTACGAAGATCCGATGCTGCCCGACAGTCCGGCCCGCATGGGCGACGTCCAGGCCCAGTGCAACATCCCGATTGCGACCGGCGAGCGGTTCACCACGATCTTCGAGTATCAGCAGCTGCTGGAGAACAAGGGCTGCTCCTACGTGCGGCCGGACCTCTGCCTCTGTGGCGGGCTGTCAGGCTCGAAGAAGGTGGCCGCGATGGCCGAGGCCCAGCACGTCAAGGTGATCCCGCACAACCCGCTCTCGCCGGTCAGCACGGCGGCCTGCGTGCAGCTTGACGCCTGTATCCCAAACTTCGCCCTTCAGGAGTACACCGGCGAGTCTGAGCCGCCGAAGAGCGATCTCCTGGTGACGCCGCTCAAGCTGGAGCGCGGCTACCTCGTCGTGCCGGAGGGGCCGGGCCTCGGCATCGAGCTGAACGAGGCCGCGCTGACCTCGCATCCGGTCAAGGACAAGGTGCTAGACACGCCCATCGGCTTCGACGGGTCGGTGCAGGACCGCTAG
- a CDS encoding flippase-like domain-containing protein: MEDGPLAATVELPPAHTSSSGRPRSVARRLLTTLLWLAIGVGAAFALWTIWRDASVTSLPSDLHPASLALSIALRIAATLLTVFVWLGLFWGLGGSIDASDGFRIYLLTNLGKYLPGKVMHAAGRVALLRERGESTSAGVTSILLELLVSLLAAGLVSVMSIPLLLRSQGLEQYATLVSVGALLSVPVGLTVLHPKVLGIVLKLVARKAPAGGGPLAHQLPTYRRILGLVALYALVWIVGACALYAAARSVYDLDIAWLPAMGGIAAASYVAGLAVPFAPAGLGAREGLMTLLLSTMMPAPAAAIVAVLYRLASVAAELASAGLTLAVRAVRASVSQPPLPARGSGGAR; encoded by the coding sequence TTGGAGGATGGGCCACTGGCCGCCACCGTTGAGCTCCCACCCGCGCACACGTCGTCGTCGGGACGCCCCAGGAGCGTTGCCCGGCGGCTGCTGACCACCCTCCTCTGGCTGGCGATCGGCGTTGGCGCGGCGTTCGCGTTGTGGACCATCTGGCGGGACGCCTCGGTCACCAGCCTGCCCTCGGACCTCCATCCCGCGTCGCTGGCGCTCAGCATCGCGCTGCGAATCGCCGCGACGCTCCTCACGGTCTTCGTCTGGCTTGGCCTGTTCTGGGGGCTGGGCGGCTCGATCGACGCAAGCGACGGCTTCCGCATCTACTTGCTGACCAATCTCGGCAAGTATCTGCCGGGCAAGGTGATGCACGCGGCCGGACGGGTCGCGCTCCTGCGCGAGCGCGGCGAATCGACCTCGGCCGGCGTCACCAGCATCCTGCTTGAGCTGCTGGTCTCCCTGCTGGCGGCCGGGCTGGTCAGCGTCATGAGCATCCCGCTGCTCCTGCGAAGCCAGGGACTCGAACAGTATGCGACGCTGGTGAGCGTCGGCGCGCTGCTCTCGGTGCCGGTCGGGCTGACGGTGCTGCACCCGAAGGTGCTCGGCATCGTCTTGAAGCTCGTAGCTCGCAAGGCTCCCGCTGGCGGCGGGCCGCTCGCGCACCAGTTGCCCACCTACCGCCGCATCCTGGGGCTGGTCGCCCTGTACGCGCTCGTCTGGATCGTCGGCGCCTGCGCGCTGTACGCGGCCGCCCGCAGCGTCTACGACCTCGACATCGCCTGGCTGCCGGCGATGGGCGGCATCGCGGCGGCCAGCTACGTCGCCGGCCTCGCCGTACCGTTTGCACCCGCTGGCCTGGGCGCGCGCGAGGGCCTGATGACCCTGCTGCTCTCCACGATGATGCCGGCCCCGGCCGCCGCCATCGTCGCGGTCCTCTACCGGCTCGCATCCGTCGCCGCCGAGCTGGCGTCAGCCGGCCTGACGCTGGCGGTGCGGGCCGTGCGGGCGTCGGTGTCGCAGCCGCCGCTCCCGGCACGCGGAAGCGGCGGCGCACGGTAG
- a CDS encoding cyclic nucleotide-binding domain-containing protein: MTEPSAPGAEHAPNRPAFRAHPTHRILPDDLRLRALSLLEGIPLFREVPAHHLRELARFARSESFSAGEVIVKMGDPGSTLYIVRSGMVSVVREQPGGGEMPLAKLGPGEFFGELSIFDGHTRSATVTAVEETATVTLGRYDLVRLVSGNPQIALSLLKSLSIRLRDTDDRLARTEAVHPAV, encoded by the coding sequence ATGACCGAACCGTCCGCTCCAGGCGCCGAGCATGCGCCGAACCGACCGGCGTTTCGTGCCCATCCGACGCATCGGATTCTGCCGGACGACTTGCGGCTGCGAGCGCTGTCGCTCCTTGAAGGTATCCCGCTGTTTCGCGAGGTGCCCGCGCACCATCTCCGTGAGTTGGCGCGCTTCGCGCGTTCCGAATCGTTCTCAGCCGGCGAGGTCATCGTCAAGATGGGTGACCCCGGCTCCACGCTGTACATCGTGCGGTCCGGCATGGTCAGCGTCGTGCGGGAGCAGCCCGGAGGCGGCGAGATGCCGCTGGCGAAGCTCGGGCCGGGCGAGTTCTTCGGCGAGCTCTCGATCTTCGACGGGCACACGCGCTCTGCCACCGTCACGGCTGTCGAGGAGACGGCCACCGTGACGCTTGGCCGCTACGACCTTGTACGGCTGGTGAGCGGGAACCCCCAGATCGCTCTCTCGCTGTTGAAGTCGCTGAGCATTCGCCTGCGCGACACTGACGACCGCCTGGCCCGGACCGAGGCCGTGCACCCGGCCGTGTAG
- a CDS encoding SGNH/GDSL hydrolase family protein, with the protein MVGGYALGAAAPPATHPLFAIRSPSSTLRFLLASAGVSDVGVGGGTTLIGSEPFAEEAELAVYPERLQTMFDQHIIRDGDTLMLEDAGPHGSDPSWYREALRTLVAVAATRPALTVLLLTTPSVPPAPLGCQWDAVFGGQSHNDAIRAVAAEPWSCDVVLVDWAVAFTPHHAYALGQWGIPLVHADGIHPNVWGQLLMVRLILEYGSLLPRITTTAPLRALLKANKPLVAYGSPNCTDQCVDDLVTRIVGVPARSTTPRRHRSACS; encoded by the coding sequence GTGGTGGGTGGCTACGCGCTCGGGGCCGCCGCGCCGCCGGCCACCCACCCGCTGTTCGCGATCCGCTCGCCGAGCTCGACACTCCGCTTTCTGTTGGCGAGCGCCGGCGTCTCGGACGTGGGCGTTGGCGGGGGAACTACCTTGATCGGCAGTGAGCCGTTCGCGGAAGAGGCCGAGCTGGCCGTCTACCCTGAGCGGCTCCAAACGATGTTTGACCAGCACATCATCCGCGACGGTGACACGCTGATGCTCGAAGACGCCGGTCCGCATGGCAGCGATCCATCGTGGTACCGCGAAGCGCTGCGAACACTGGTCGCCGTCGCGGCGACCCGACCAGCGCTGACGGTGCTGCTGCTGACCACGCCGAGCGTGCCGCCGGCTCCGCTCGGCTGCCAGTGGGATGCCGTCTTCGGGGGGCAGAGCCACAACGATGCCATCCGGGCCGTCGCGGCCGAGCCGTGGTCGTGTGACGTCGTGCTGGTCGATTGGGCGGTCGCCTTCACGCCACACCATGCCTACGCTCTGGGGCAGTGGGGCATCCCGCTCGTGCATGCGGATGGCATCCATCCCAACGTCTGGGGGCAACTCCTGATGGTGCGACTGATCCTTGAGTACGGATCGTTGCTGCCTCGGATCACGACGACAGCGCCCCTCAGGGCGCTGCTCAAGGCCAACAAGCCGCTTGTCGCGTATGGCTCGCCGAACTGTACAGACCAGTGCGTAGATGACCTCGTCACGCGGATCGTGGGGGTGCCAGCACGATCGACGACGCCAAGACGACATCGCTCGGCCTGTAGCTGA